GGAGCGCGAAGTCGGAAGCGCGGACGCCGCCGAGGTCCGCGCTCGCAGCGCCGACGGCGACGCGCTCCGCGATCGGCTCGGCCACTACCTGGGCGCCATGTTCCACTACGGCGGCGAGTGGTACTGGGGCGTCGACCGGCTCTGGCACCTGGAGCGGCGCCTGCAGTCGCTCGGCGCGCTTCGGGCCAGCGCCAGCGCCGAGCCGATATTGAGGCGGCCCGCACCGCAGGGACGCGCGAGCGGCTCGGCCAGGCGGACGTTCGCGTTCGAGTTCTACCCGTCGCTGCGCAGCCCGTACACCGCGATCGCGATCGAGCGCGCTCTCGATCTCGCGCGCCGCTACGCCGTCGAGCTCGTGCTTCGGCCGGTCCTGCCCATGGTCATGCGCGGCCTGCCGGTGCCGCGCGCGAAGCAGCTCTACATCGCGCTCGACACCAAGCGCGAGGCCGAGGACGCAGGCGTTCCCTTCGGCCGCATCTGCGATCCGGTCGGGCGCCCGGTCGAGCGCGCGTTCTCGCTCTACCCTTGGGCGCGCGAGCGCGGCCGGGCGGCCGAGCTTCTGGCCTCGTTCGCGAGCGCCGCGTTCGCCGAGGGCATCGACACCGGCAGCGACACCGGACTGCGTCGCGTCGTCGAGCGCGCGGGCCTGCCGTGGGCGCAGGCGATCGAGCACCTCGATCGCGAGGGCTGGCGCGACGAGCTCGAAGCCAACCGGCTCGCCCTGTTCGAGCTCGGGCTCTGGGGCGTGCCGAGCTTCTGCCTGCGCGCCGCCACGGGCGAGGCGCTCTACTCCACCTGGGGCCAGGACCGCCTGTTCCGCGTCGAGCAGGAGATCGCGGCGCGGCTCGCGCCGTAGCTCAGCGCCCCTTGTTCAGCCGCCCGATGTCGACCAGGCGGCGGATCTCGCCCTTGCTCGGCGGCGGGCCGCCCTTGTTGTTCCAGACCTCGATGCGGTTTCCGGTGCCGCTCTGCACGTTCACGATGATCTGCGACGCGAGCCGCAGCGTGCGCACCTCGTCGACGCCCTCCCACGGCGGGTTGTAGACGCCGTCGCGCGCCAGCGGGTCGGTGGTCTCTGGCGTCTTGCCTAGCCAGTCCTCGGTCCAGCGGAAGTTGTGCCAGATCAGCTTCCACAGCTCCTTCTTGCGGTCGTACGCCGAGCTGTACAGCGGCTGGTAGGTCTGCTTGTCGATCCAGATGTCCTTGTGGTGGTACGGGTGGTCCTCGTTCTTCGGGTTGAAGCGCACCAGGAACGCGTCGCGGAGCTCCCAGCGGTCGTTCGCGTACGAGAAGCCGTACGGGCCGTAGTTGTAGTCGTCGCGGTAGGGGTAGCCGAGCCGGGTCGCGTTGGTCGGGTGGATAAGCCGGCGCTCCTCGAGACAGGTCCACTCGTACTGCGGCGGAACGCCCGAGAAGCTGCGCAGATCGTCCATCGTGAAGTCGGTGCCCTGGATCGAGTCGGTGCGCTGCGCCTGCGAGATGCGCCGCACGCGGCGCAGGTCGGGAATGTAGACCCAGAGATCGTCGTTTCGCGCCTCGTCGAGCGGGCCATCCGACGCCTTGTAGCGGTACGAGAGCGTCATGATCCCGCGCGCGTCGAACGGCTCGGTCACGGTCACTCCGCCGCCGGCGAGTCGCTTCTCTTTCTCGAACACGTCGCCGCGTGACTCGACGTACTGCGGCTCGACGCGCTGCGAGAGCGCGACGCCCTCGGACGAGCCCTTGTAGAAGAGCGGGAGCTGTTCGCCGCGGTCCCAGTAGCTGTAGAAGAAGCTGGTCTTCCAGCCGCTCCCGTTCCACGACTTGTTGAAATTCCAGATGATCTTCAGCGCCGCCTGCGGGTCGGACTTGCAGTCGATCTTCTCGGTCGCGAACGGCCGACCCGCGACGTAGCCGACCAGCGCGCCGTCGCGGCCGATCGCAGCCTCCTTCTGCCAGCGGGCGGTGGCGTCCTCGAAGACTTTCGACTCGCCGTAGTCGCGGTTCTTCGGGCCGATCTCGATCTGCATGCCCTCGTAGAAGAAGAACTCGCGGTGCTCCCAGAACTGCTCCGGCAGGTAGCTGCGCAGCTTCTCGACCTGCTCGAAGCCGAGCACG
This portion of the Deltaproteobacteria bacterium genome encodes:
- a CDS encoding 2-hydroxychromene-2-carboxylate isomerase; amino-acid sequence: MDGGFVRRVSPLFTGLLTSPRTRDARRWLAERRRRLRSEPHRVHYFHQVDDPYGALAAQVLPRLVERYEIELVPHLVNPPSDAAAPERTRLEAFSRRDAADVAPAYGLAFPAGASAPDPALVARAAALLASAIAANAFTSAAARASSALWSGDGLSLAALEREVGSADAAEVRARSADGDALRDRLGHYLGAMFHYGGEWYWGVDRLWHLERRLQSLGALRASASAEPILRRPAPQGRASGSARRTFAFEFYPSLRSPYTAIAIERALDLARRYAVELVLRPVLPMVMRGLPVPRAKQLYIALDTKREAEDAGVPFGRICDPVGRPVERAFSLYPWARERGRAAELLASFASAAFAEGIDTGSDTGLRRVVERAGLPWAQAIEHLDREGWRDELEANRLALFELGLWGVPSFCLRAATGEALYSTWGQDRLFRVEQEIAARLAP
- a CDS encoding DUF1329 domain-containing protein, which encodes RDLRRELARARALAEAVLNRLRQGRPGARLLRRSLPAARPGREGTSAPPVSAGHSLHPGAGARSARRGDRRGGARVVTRAALALCLLALAAPGAHAQDAVPEAPFKEGDVLGFEQVEKLRSYLPEQFWEHREFFFYEGMQIEIGPKNRDYGESKVFEDATARWQKEAAIGRDGALVGYVAGRPFATEKIDCKSDPQAALKIIWNFNKSWNGSGWKTSFFYSYWDRGEQLPLFYKGSSEGVALSQRVEPQYVESRGDVFEKEKRLAGGGVTVTEPFDARGIMTLSYRYKASDGPLDEARNDDLWVYIPDLRRVRRISQAQRTDSIQGTDFTMDDLRSFSGVPPQYEWTCLEERRLIHPTNATRLGYPYRDDYNYGPYGFSYANDRWELRDAFLVRFNPKNEDHPYHHKDIWIDKQTYQPLYSSAYDRKKELWKLIWHNFRWTEDWLGKTPETTDPLARDGVYNPPWEGVDEVRTLRLASQIIVNVQSGTGNRIEVWNNKGGPPPSKGEIRRLVDIGRLNKGR